The Zalophus californianus isolate mZalCal1 chromosome X, mZalCal1.pri.v2, whole genome shotgun sequence genome window below encodes:
- the C1GALT1C1 gene encoding C1GALT1-specific chaperone 1 — MLSESSSFLKGVMLGSIFCALITMLGHVRIGHGNRMHQHEHHHLQAPNKEDILKISEDERMELSKSFRVYCIILVKPKDVSLWAAVRETWTKHCDKAEFFSSENVKVFESINMETDDMWLMMRKAYKYAFDKYRDQYNWFFLARPTTFAIIENLKYFLLKKDPSQPFYLGHTIKSGDLEYVSVEGGIVLSIESMKRLNSLLGIPEKCPEQGGMIWKISEDKQLAVCLKYAGVFAENAEDSEGKDVFNTKSVGLFIKEAMTNHPNLVVEGCCSDMAVTFNGLTPNQMHVMMYGVYRLRAFGHIFHDALVFLPPNGSDND, encoded by the coding sequence ATGCTTTCTGAAAGCAGTTCATTTTTGAAGGGTGTGATGCTCGGAAGCATTTTCTGTGCGTTGATCACTATGCTAGGACACGTTAGGATTGGTCATGGAAATAGAATGCACCAGCATGAGCATCATCACCTGCAAGCGCCTAATAAGGAAGATATCTTGAAAATTTCAGAAGATGAACGTATGGAGCTCAGTAAGAGCTTTCGGGTATACTGTATCATCCTTGTAAAACCCAAAGATGTGAGTCTTTGGGCTGCAGTGAGGGAGACTTGGACCAAACACTGTGACAAAGCAGAGTTCTTCAGTTCTGAAAATGTTAAAGTGTTTGAGTCAATTAACATGGAAACAGATGACATGTGGCTAATGATGAGGAAAGCTTACAAATACGCCTTTGATAAATATAGAGACCAATACAACTGGTTCTTCCTTGCACGCCCCACTACGTTTGCTATTATTGAAAacttaaagtattttttgttaaaaaaggaTCCATCACAACCTTTCTATCTAGGCCACACTATAAAATCTGGAGACCTTGAATATGTGAGTGTAGAAGGAGGCATCGTCTTAAGTATAGAATCAATGAAAAGACTTAACAGCCTCCTCGGTATCCCTGAAAAGTGTCCTGAACAGGGAGGGATGATTTGGAAGATATCTGAAGATAAGCAGCTAGCAGTCTGCCTGAAATATGCTGGAGTGTTTGCAGAAAATGCAGAAGATTCTGAAGGAAAAGATGTATTTAATACCAAATCCGTTGGGCTTTTTATTAAAGAGGCAATGACTAATCACCCCAACCTTGTGGTTGAAGGATGCTGTTCAGATATGGCTGTTACTTTTAATGGACTGACTCCTAATCAGATGCATGTGATGATGTATGGGGTATACCGTCTTAGGGCATTTGGGCATATTTTCCACGATGCATTGGTTTTCTTACCTCCGAATGGTTCTGACAATGACTga